One part of the Rutidosis leptorrhynchoides isolate AG116_Rl617_1_P2 chromosome 1, CSIRO_AGI_Rlap_v1, whole genome shotgun sequence genome encodes these proteins:
- the LOC139886577 gene encoding auxin response factor 6-like, translating into MKLSAVGFGQQLPEGEKRCLNSELWHACAGPLVSLPTIGSRVVYFPQGHSEQVAASTNKEVDAHTPNYPSLPPQLICQLHNVTMHADAETDEVYAQMTLQPLNTEEQKEAFLPADLGAPSKQPTNYFCKTLTASDTSTHGGFSVPRRAAEKVFPPLDFSQQPPAQELIARDLHDNEWKFRHIFRGQPKRHLLTTGWSVFVSAKRLVAGDSVLFIWNEKNQLLLGIRRANRPQTVMPSSVLSSDSMHLGLLAAAAHAAATNSRFTIFYNPRASPSEFVIPLTKYAKAVYHTRVSVGMRFRMLFETEESSVRRYMGTITGISDLDQARWPNSHWRSVKVGWDESTAGERQPRVSLWEIEPLTTFPMYPSQFPLRLKRPWPPGLPSFNGMKEDALGMNSPTMWLGDGGIQSLNFQGIGGSPWMQPRLDPNMLGMQTDIYQAMAAAALQEMRSIDSPKPANPSLLQFQQRQTVPNGSGPTGLVPNQMVHPSQPQSTFVPENVPQFHLLQQQFNHMDTFNNQQQTLLPMVSSMQNQNFSGSHGNLLCSFSHDETSHLLNMPPRSTSMLTSTGWPAKRVAVDPLLVSGTSQSLLHQVEQLGPPSQMSLSHNTNLSQTSASLPPFPGRDCAFDQQANNESNLLFGVNIDNSNLLMQSGISSLRGVGNDNDSLTLPFTSSNYNMSNAGNGFSMNPTIDESGFGPSSDNAGQTNPPTRTFVKVYKSGCCGRSLDMSKFSSYHELRSELAQMFGLEGQLEDPLRSGWQLVFVDRENDVLLLGDDPWPEFVSSVYCIKILSPQEVQQMGKQGLELLNSVQMPKPAESSGGYENYGPSRQESMNLSNGVASVGSLEY; encoded by the exons ATGAAGTTATCTGCTGTTGGTTTTGGTCAGCAATTGCCAGAAG GGGAAAAAAGATGTTTGAATTCTGAACTTTGGCATGCTTGTGCTGGGCCTCTTGTTTCGCTTCCAACTATCGGAAGTCGCGTGGTATACTTCCCGCAGGGTCATAGTGAGCAG GTTGCTGCATCGACAAACAAAGAAGTTGATGCTCATACTCCCAATTACCCGAGCTTACCTCCACAACTCATTTGCCAACTTCACAACGTCACTATGCAT GCAGATGCAGAGACCGATGAGGTTTATGCTCAGATGACATTGCAACCGTTAAACACT GAAGAGCAAAAAGAGGCGTTTCTTCCTGCGGATTTGGGTGCCCCGAGCAAACAACCGACAAATTATTTTTGTAAAACGTTGACGGCTAGCGACACTAGCACTCATGGCGGATTTTCGGTTCCTCGTCGTGCAGCTGAGAAAGTGTTTCCTCCATTG GACTTCTCGCAGCAACCTCCTGCACAAGAATTAATTGCTCGAGATTTACACGACAATGAATGGAAGTTTAGACACATATTCCGTG GACAGCCAAAACGTCATCTTTTAACAACCGGATGGAGTGTTTTCGTAAGCGCAAAAAGACTCGTTGCAGGTGATTCGGTCTTGTTCATATG GAATGAGAAAAACCAGTTACTGTTAGGAATACGACGTGCGAATCGACCGCAAACCGTTATGCCATCTTCGGTTTTATCTAGTGATAGCATGCACTTGGGGCTCCTTGCTGCCGCTGCACATGCTGCAGCAACTAATAGCCGTTTTACCATATTTTATAATCCAag GGCAAGTCCATCAGAATTTGTCATACCTCTTACCAAGTATGCTAAAGCCGTCTATCATACACGGGTTTCTGTTGGCATGCGCTTTCGAATGTTATTTGAAACCGAAGAATCAAGCGTTCGTCG GTATATGGGCACTATAACGGGCATTAGCGACCTTGATCAAGCTCGATGGCCAAATTCACACTGGCGGTCCGTGAAGGTTGGCTGGGATGAATCGACAGCTGGCGAGAGACAGCCAAGAGTTTCGTTGTGGGAGATTGAACCGCTAACCACATTCCCAATGTATCCTTCGCAGTTCCCCCTTCGACTCAAACGACCATGGCCCCCCGGTCTCCCGTCTTTTAACG GGATGAAAGAAGATGCTTTAGGGATGAACTCACCAACGATGTGGCTCGGTGACGGTGGGATCCAATCTCTTAACTTTCAGGGAATCGGTGGTTCACCATGGATGCAACCGAGACTCGATCCCAACATGCTCGGCATGCAAACCGACATATACCAAGCTATGGCTGCTGCCGCACTACAAGAAATGAGAAGTATAGATTCACCAAAACCGGCTAACCCGTCACTTTTACAGTTTCAACAACGCCAGACTGTCCCAAACGGGTCGGGTCCAACTGGGCTGGTCCCGAATCAAATGGTGCATCCATCTCAGCCTCAATCTACTTTCGTTCCCGAAAATGTACCGCAGTTTCATCTTCTTCAGCAACAGTTTAATCACATGGACACCTTCAATAATCAACAACAAACACTACTTCCTATGGTCTCTTCAATGCAAAATCAGAACTTTTCGGGTTCGCACGGGAATCTTTTATGCTCGTTTTCTCATGACGAGACTTCACATCTTCTAAACATGCCTCCTCGGTCCACCTCAATGTTAACTTCGACGGGCTGGCCCGCGAAACGCGTGGCAGTTGACCCACTTCTCGTGTCCGGTACATCGCAATCTCTTCTTCATCAAGTCGAACAGTTGGGCCCACCTTCACAAATGAGCCTTTCACATAACACTAATCTTTCACAAACCTCAGCTTCATTACCACCGTTTCCCGGAAGAGATTGCGCTTTCGATCAACAAGCGAACAATGAAAGTAATCTTTTATTCGGAGTTAACATTGATAACTCGAATCTTCTTATGCAAAGTGGGATATCGAGCCTTAGGGGCGTCGGTAACGATAACGATTCGTTGACTTTGCCGTTTACCTCTTCCAATTATAACATGAGTAACGCAGGAAACGGTTTCTCAATGAATCCAACGATCGATGAGTCGGGTTTCGGGCCGTCTTCAGACAATGCGGGTCAAACAAACCCACCCACCAGAACATTTGTGAAG GTTTATAAGTCGGGGTGTTGCGGAAGGTCGCTTGATATGAGCAAATTTAGCAGCTACCATGAGCTACGAAGTGAACTTGCGCAAATGTTTGGGCTTGAAGGCCAATTAGAAGATCCATTAAGATCAGGCTGGCAGCTTGTATTTGTTGATCGGGAGAACGATGTCCTTCTCCTTGGTGACGACCCTTGGCC GGAGTTTGTGAGTAGCGTGTATTGCATCAAAATACTGTCCCCACAAGAGGTGCAGCAGATGGGAAAACAAGGGCTCGAGCTTCTCAACTCGGTTCAGATGCCAAAACCTGCAGAAAGTAGCGGCGGCTATGAAAACTATGGTCCGAGCCGGCAAGAGTCTATGAATCTTAGTAATGGAGTTGCATCAGTTGGTTCACTCGAATACTGA